In Deefgea piscis, the genomic window GCCGTGGCTAAGCTGCGCATTGGCCACTCCTAGCTATATCGTCACCGCAGCCATCGGCCGCAGCTAAACGGCAAGGCGTTATGAGCGTACACAATGCGGCATCCGCAAGTGCAATCACATTGCATCGCCTGCCCAAGCTACGCCATTGAACCAGATGAGGATGCAAGACCGCGTTAGAGGCAAGATTGACAGAATTTACTTTCACTAAAATAGCACTCACCTCGGGGGTATATTCGCACAAACCATTAAATTATTGCTGTTCAAGCCTATACATTAAGATATAAAGATAACGAAGTACGGCGACCAATGGCTACGGAAAGCGATTGCAGTAACACTTTAAAAAACGCAACCGATAGCAGCGGCCTTTCTGCTGTCAGCACTGACTTTCATTAAAGCACTCAGTCAGCCGAATATGACAAAGCCAATGACCCGCGTTAGCAGCAAATTAACTCGCAAACTACATATTGCATGCTCTGCCTGTGCTCTAGCAAACTCGATGTGTGCAATCGATGCGGTCTGTGGCTCAAACGTGGCATTTATGGAATTTCGGCATACGGCATGCGCCGTTGGATAATCGCCGCTTTACGTAGTAAACGTCGATCTTTACGATTTTGATCAAAATAGCGCGGGTTAGTCACCATCGAGGCGAGTTTGGCCGATTGCGCGGCGGATAATTTTTTGGCGTCGATTCGATAATAATGTTGCGCAGCTGCTTGCGCGCCAAAAACGCCATCGCCCCACTCGATCACATTCAGATAAATCTCAAAAATTCGCCGCTTATCGAGCAAAGCTTCAATCATCACCGTGAGTACCGCCTCTTCCACTTTACGCAGTGGATTGCGACTGCCCGATAAAAATAAATTCTTTGCCAGCTGCTGCGTAATGGTCGAACCTCCAGCAACGATCCGCCCTTTTTTGATATTTTTTTCCCACGCCGTTTGCAAGCCTTCCCAATCAAAGCCTTCGTGATCCAAAAATTTAGCGTCTTCTGCTGCTACTACGGCGCGTTTTAAATGCGGTGAAATTTGCGCGTAATCGACCCATTCAAACTCAAGCTGCGCTGCCGGATTTTCGGCCTGTAGCCGTTCCAACTGCGTTTGCATAAATGCGCTATCGCTCGGATTAATCCAGCGCCAAGCCAAAATATGCAAAAACATCCAAACATTCCACAATAAAACCAAAATCAGCAGCGCTGCCAAACCGCGACCAATCCAGCCGAGAATCCCCGTTTTTTTCATTCTTTACCTATGGGTATATCAATGTAGGCCTTATTAATAAAATTCTACATTCATATACTTAATTAAATTTGTTCGCGCATCCATTGCAATACCGGCGCAACTTCCGGCCGTAAACCCGTCCACAACTCAAACGCCTCTGCCGCTTGCCCAACGAGCATCCCCAAGCCGTCGACACGCTGCTGCACCCCCGCTTCACGCGCTTGCGCCAAAAACGGCGTTTGATTCTTGCCATACATCATGTCGTAAGCCAAAGCATTGGGCGCAAAAATAGCATCACTGATCGGCAAACGCTCGCCACTTAAGCTGGCGGATGTGGCATTAATTACCACGTCATATTGCGAGAGATTGGTAGCGGTTACTTCATCGAGTAAATCATCAAAGCCCAGCGCCAGCACCGGCAGTGATACACCCTGAGCATGCCGCCAAGGCGCTGCCACTTCATCTAATAACTGCTGCGCTTTGCTTTGCGTTCGATTAGCAACCGATAGCGATTGGGGTTGCTGCTGTAATAGCGGCAACAATGCGCCGCGTGCCGCGCCACCTGCGCCGAGCAATAAGATTCGTTGACCACGCAAATTAATGTGCCGCAACAGATCGGTGACTAAACCGGCGCCATCGGTATTGTCTCCTTGCCAAGTGCCGTTAGCTTGTCGCACCAAGGTATTCACCGCACCGGCAGCAGCAGCACGTTCAGTCAATTGCTCACCGACCCAACGAAAAGCTTCTTCTTTGAATGGCACCGTCACATTCGCCCCACGCCCCCCCGCATCGGCAAAGCCCTGCACCGTTGCCGAAAAACCATCTAAGGGCGCGAGTAATTGCTGGTAGATAAATCCAGCCACATAAGGATGATCGGCAAACTGAGCGGCAAACGCGGCATGAATCTGTGGTGATTTGGAGTGCGCAATCGGATTACCAATCACAACATACGTTGGGTGAATCATCGTGCAGAACCCATTAAAAAGTGAGGTGTAAGTGTTAAGCAACCGTTTCTTGCATCGTTGCCTTGCCTTGTCGTACTCGAGGCCCGTCGATTTGCTACCTGTTGCCTCAACGCCTTGCCATGCAACGGTTTTGCGAAGACTGAAGTGGATGCCTTACTGCCACGAGCTTACAGACTCAGGCCCCACTACAACGCAAAATCAACCCTGTGTCCAAGGTAGACCTGCCGCCTGCCAACCATTTTTACTGCCACGATGACTCTGCGCGTCTTTATCACCCTCAAAGCCTTCTAAAATATTCATTGCCGCAGTGTAACCATGCTCGGCGGCCAGTACCGCGGCGTCATGCGAGCGCGCACCCGAGCGACATAAAAACAGCACCACCGCTTCAGGATCAACGGCGGCTTTGAGTTGCACTAAAAAATGCGGATTATTGGCCATCGTTGGATAAGTTTTCCATTCGATCATCTCAGCGCCAGGCACTACGCCGACAAACTGCCATTCAGCATGTGTGCGAACATCAACCAACTGCACACTGGGTAGACTTTGCAATAAAGTCCACGCCTCGCTAGGGGTGACGATGCCAGCGTAAGGTAACCCTTGGCTCATGGCACGAGAACGCGCATTTTGCAAAATTTCATTATTTTGGCTCATCAAAATCCCCTTATTTGTACATTCATCAAGTGGCCTATTTTAGCGGCATGTCTTACGTTACAGCTACATTTATTGACGCACCAAATCAGTGCAACAAACTGGTGCGCGCACTAAAAAAATACGCAAAAGTAAGTCCGCGACAGCAAAAAGATGTGGCACAATAGATTGCATGTAAGATTTTGCTTGGCACACTTTGTGCTTGTAATCACTGCAACAGCATTTAATGCCGTTTTATCCCACTTTTAATTTTTGTTCATACTCGTCCTACAGGAGCGACAACATGGCGGTAGCCGACGTTCTCAAGCTTATTAAAGAAAACGACATTCGTTTCGTTGACTTGCGCTTCACCGACACTATCGGTAAAGAGCACCACGTAACCGTTCCTTCTCACGTCGTTGATGAAGAATGGTTCGAAGCGGGTCACGCTTTCGATGGTTCATCGATCGCCGGCTGGAAAGGCATTCAAGCTTCCGACATGCTGTTGTTGCCAGACTCTGCAACAGCCAATATCGATCCATTCTTTGATGAGCCAACGCTGATCATGACTTGTGATGTGATCGAGCCAGCAACTGGCAAAGGTTATGATCGTGATCCACGTTCATTAGCCCGCCGCGCTGAAGCTTATTTGAAAACCACGGGTATCGGCGACACCGCTTATTTTGGTCCAGAGCCAGAATTCTTTATTTTTGACAGCATCCGTTGGAACACGGATATGTCAGGCTCGTTCGTAAAAATCGGTTCAGACGAAGGCGCTTGGGCCACTGCTGACGAAGTACAAGGCGGCAACTTAGGTCACCGTCCACGCGTTAAAGGCGGCTACTTCCCAGTACCACCAGTTGACAGCCATCAAGACATCCGCGCCTCTATGGTGTTGATCTTGGAAGAAATGGGCGTGCCAGTTGAAGTGTTCCATCACGAAGTTTCAAACGCAGGTCAAAATGAGATCGGTACTAAATTCTCTACTTTGACTCAGCGCGCTGACTGGACTCAAATCCTAAAATACGTGGTGCACAACGTTGCCAACCAATACGGCAAAACAGCCACGTTTATGCCAAAGCCAATCGTTGGCGACAACGGTTCGGGCATGCACGTTCACCAGTCAATCTGGAAAGACGGCAAAAACTTGTTTGCGGGTAATGAATACGCAGGCTTGTCTGAAACTGCTCTGTTCTACATCGGCGGTATCATCAAGCACGCCAAAGCATTGAACGCGATCACCAACCCAGGTACGAACTCGTACAAACGTTTGGTACCGCATTACGAAGCACCGGTTAAATTGGCTTACTCTGCTAAAAACCGCTCTGCATCGATCCGCATTCCTCACGTTGCGTCTGAAAAAGGCCGTCGTATCGAAGCGCGTTTCCCAGATCCATTGGCTAACCCATACCTATGCTTTGCCGCTTTGATGATGGCTGGCTTGGATGGTATCCAAAACAAGATTCACCCAGGCGATCCAGCAGACAAAAATCTGTATGACTTGCCACCAGAAGAAGACAAATTGATCCCTACAGTTTGCTCTTCACTGGACGAAGCATTGGCAGCACTCGATGCAGACCGTGAATTCTTGACTCGTGGCGGCGTATTCACTAACGAGTGGATCGATTCGTACATCGAACTCAAAATGAACGATGTTAATCGCTCACGCATGAATGTACATCCAGTTGAATTTGACATGTACTACTCTCTATAATTTATAAGCCTGTTTCATACAGGCTCATAAGTTCCTGCAAACCCGCATACAGCTTAGCTTGTGCGGGTTTTTTATTTCTAACAATCGCAAGGTAAGGGCTCAGCCGCTCCACCGGCTGTTATCACTGCCACGCTAGTCACCCCAGCCAATGAAAGATGTTTTACGCGCAAGACTGGATAAAAAAATGCCGCTCACTGAAGTGAACGGCATTCGGTTTGTGTAGCAATTGAGGATTTGCCTCAATTAATCATTTTTTTCTAGCTCGAAATAGAAAAACTCACTGGTACCATCATCGTTATCACTGGCGATTGCGCCTTTGATTTCGTCTTCTTCGCTACTAATGATCGCCAAAGATTCCGCTTTGGTAATCACGACGCGACCGCCTTGGTCGAGCAAGGGTACTGACGTTGGCGTCAAATTAAGTACCGCACCGTCTTTCAGTTTTTCCAATGGAATGACACCAATGAAGCTACCCAAAATTTGGCCGTCGTTGTATGAGTCGCCAGTAGCTTCCACTGAGGCGGTGTAAACCAAACTGTTATTTTTCGCCCAGAAATCGCCGCCTGACAGGCCCGCTTCAAAGTTCGCCACTACCGGCAAAGTCACTTTGAATGTCTCTACTTTGCTGAAGGTTTCTAATTTATTGAACATATATTCAATCAACTCATGCTGCTTCACAGCAAAAATCAGATTGCCGCCGCCATTGCCACGGTTGAAGATGTACGCTTTGCCATTGCCCAGTGCCAAGCCTTCAATATTGAGTTCAGCAATACCCGCTGCAGTTTTCAGCTGCGTGTATAAGCTCGTCAGGCTACGCTCATGTTTGCTAATGCGATCGCTAGAGAGCAAAAAGCCCACTTCGCGATTTGATTTGCTGCCCGAGCCTAGCGTTAAGCTCCAAGTTTGTTTGCCTTGGCGAAATTGCGCTAAGGCTTCAAAGTCAGGTTTTACTTTTTTATTGATCCGACCGGTGACTGGGTCAATTGGATACTCCTTAATCAACTGTTTATCAGTGATATAGAAATTCTTATCGAGCTCAAACAGCCATTGAGCATCATCACCCACCGCATAGAAAAAACCGTTGCGATAATTCAGGCCAGAAGCCGATGGCAGGTCACGATTGATATGAGGCTGACCCAATTCCAGTGTGTAGCTTTCGGCATTGGCGTGTAGGGCAAAAGTAGCTGCAAGAGTTGCGGCGAGAAGATGTTTAAGCATGGTGTCCTTACTCTATTAGACGTAAAAATATAAAATTGGGCAGTTTTATCACCCCAAACAATGACGCAAATATTACATTTTTTTTACATAATTGTGTGTATTATTTCCCTTGCTTTCTATAAAATCACACCATTCACTCTTCAATACAACACGGAGATTTGATTTAAATTTTTAATCGAAATGGATGGATTACGCCACACCTACAGTATTGATGTATTTGACTTGAGCTCTTATTTTGTAAAACTTAGCGAGCAATACCACTGCAAATTTCTATGCCTCGTTATGCAACAGGCTCTCAATTGTTATGTTGGTTTGATGAAGAAAAATAGTTAGATGCCTGAATTAAATTCGCCAACTAAGCAGCAAGGCAAGATGCTGGGCGAGCTGATCTAGGTCGCACTCGTGATATAAATTAAAGACCTAAATTATGGCGCTGCAATTTAATGGTATTGATCTGTATACGCAGGCGCCAATCCGCAGCCAAGAGCCAAAACGACATGCGCGGATATTAAATATTGCGGGTGAATGGATGGTTTTGTTTGGTAAGAACACGGCGTTTACCGACGACGCAAATTGGGTCGTCCTATTGCACAAAGCGCATTGATTCGTGCCACAAACGTTTGCTAATCCGCGTGCGGCGGCAGATTTTCTAGATGCGCATACCGAACGTTTTGCAAGTGTGCCGTGTTAAAGGCTTTGGGCTCATAGCAAAATAAGATTTCGCGCCACTGCCACCATCAGACTTAGCACTGACGCTTACGCTATTCATTGATATTTTAACCGCAGCTTATAGCCTTGTCAGGCCGCCGCGAGTGGACGCAATGAAGTGATCTATTGATCTTAAATACCAGCTTGATATCTGACTGCAAAAATTAAATTCAATATTGCAGTTGTAGTAGAACCACGCATTATCTATTTAAACCAAGGAATTATTATGTTCAAAATTGGCACGGCTTTAGCAGCCGTTCTTGTCTTTCAATTAGCTCAAGCGGCATCACTAGAAACCATTCAAAAAAGTGGCCAAATTGTCATTGGCGTCAAAGACTCTTCGCCGCCATTCTCACAACTCGATGTTAAAACCCGCGCACTCAAAGGGTATGACATTGACTTTGCCTTGGGAATTGCCAAGCGCTTGAAAGTGAAGCCTGTGTTTAAAACCTTAGAGTCGGACGATCGCATTCCTTGGATTAAGGAAGGTAAAGCGGATATTGTCATCGCTGATTTAGCGCGCAGCGCAGAGCGCGAGAAAGAAGTCGCGTTTAGTATCGGTTATTTTGTAACTGATACGCGCATTCTGGCCAAAAAAGGGCGCTTTAAATCTGAAAGAGATTTAGCAGGCAGCCAGATTGCGCTGACTTCGGCATCCAGCTCGGTCAAATTAATGCGCAAGTCCTTCCCAGAGACTAAACTCGCTGAATTTGAAGATAAACCAGAAATGTTAAAGGCGGTATTGGCGGGGGTTGTCGACGGAATGTTGGGTGACGGGCCAGTGATGACCGCCACATTGGCGCAAATTCCTGCAGCACAGCGTAGTCAATTTGAGGTGAGTGATTTTGCGTTGGATACGAAAACCTTTGGTGTCGCGATGCCCAAAAGCGAAAAAACGCTACAAACTGCTGTGAATAATGCGCTCGTCGATATGGAGACCTCAGGTGAAGCTCTGGCGATCTTTAATAACTGGTTTGGCCCACAAAGTAGCCAAGCGATGGGGCGAATATTTAAAATTAGCCCAAGCCGAAATTAACTCGCACCAATCGCCTCTTTAATTTAATTTGGCGAAGAAAAACCGGTCCTCAGTGGCTTAGTGCCGCTCACTTAAGAGCAAGTGAGCGGCATTTTTTATCGCCTTTGCTTGGCCACACATCATCAAAACAAAATTACATTACTTATCATATTTACAACTTTAATTCACGCTGACTCAAGCTGACAGCTATACTTATGCAAAACATACTACATTTATAAAAATGAGCGCTCATACAAAAATCATCACCGCTAGCCTATTTTTAGTCAGCTACTTATTTGCTGGTGTGTTATCCATTCAACTCGGGACAATCAATCCCGGCAATATGGCTTTAATTTGGCTGGCCGCAGGCATTGGGTTATTTACTGTTTTGCAATTAGGGCGCATTGGTCTTGTCATCGTTTACTTTGGCAGCCTAGTCATCAATACCCCTTATTTATTTCATGGCCACTGGCAACATCAAATCGGCAGCATTTTAATCAGCGGGTGTATTTTTGCGGCGATTGACACATTGCAATCGTATTTAGCTGCACGCGCTTATCAGGCCATAACCCGCCAACACGGCAACGCCATGTGGCGACAACCCATGGTATTACCCAAAATTTGGCTGCGTGTCAGCTTTATTCCCGTCGCAGTCACCATGCCGTTATTTATCGCATTGCAAATTTCTGCAGGCTTAATTCCGATAAATTTAGATTCTATATTAATTCGCAGCATGGTTTTAATGCTAGCAGATTCCTCTGGACTAATTTTATTTGTCCCGCTCTATCCTTATCTAAAATCAGGATCTTTATTTAAAGAACTAGAAAAATCAATATACTTCCTTATCATCACTCCTATCCCAATATTGATTAATTATTTCATCTTAGATCGTACATTGATTTTACTACTACCACTCATGCTATATATTGCAGTGCGCTTTAAAATGGCGGCAACCAATGTCTCACTATTACTCATTACATTAATGTGCATTGGTCTTACTGCAAAAGGCTATGGATTTATAAATACACAAAACATCATTATTTCATTATTACAAATTCAAATATTTGTCTTTTCTATTACCTTAGCTTTACAATATTTAGCGCAAACACAAACACAAATTATGCATAACCAAGCTTATTTAGAGCACGAGGTGAAATCACGAACAGAAACACTGGCTCAGCTCAACCATGAATTAAGCATTCTTGCCACCACGGACGAGCTAACCCAACTTAGTAATCGCAGAGAATGGCAATCCAAAGCCCAATCGGCTTTTTTACACGCTTTGCGTTATAAAAAAAACCTGAGCTTTATGATGATCGACGTGGATCACTTTAAAAAAATTAATGATCAATACGGGCATTTATTTGGCGATCAAATATTAAAACAGATTGCACAATTATGTGTGCTCAATACCCGTGCCACCGATTTAGTCGCGCGCTGGGGTGGCGAAGAGTTTGTAGTTTTACTACCAGAAACCACGCTTGAGCAGGCTAAAATTGTTGCCGAAAAAATACGCTCTGCGATTGCAAACAGCACTTTTTCTTTGACGGACAATCCACAACTGACCGTAACGGTGAGTATCGGCATATCGAGCCTACTGCCGCATGATCAATCATTGGATGATTTACTCTCGCGCGCCGATAATGCGATGTATTTGGCTAAAGACAAGGGGCGCAATTGTATACAAGCCGATACATGCACCATAATTCACAGCAGTGTGGTCTAAAATTATATTTTGCTGATTGGCCAATTGTAGGCAAAATAGTCGCTTCACTTTAATTTGATTATCATGAGCTCACTCAACAAACCCCGTATCACCATACTCTATTGCACTCAGTGCAGCTGGTTACTGCGCAGTGCATGGTTGGCCCAAGAATTACTCTCAACTTTTGCTTTTGAATTAGGCGAAGTGGCGTTACAACCGGGTACGGGTGGCGTATTTTTAATCCATTGTGATGATGTTTTAGTCTGGGATAGAAAAATTGAAAACGGTTTTCCAGAAGCTAAAATTTTAAAGCAAAGGATTAGAGATCTGATTGCGCCGGACAAAACCTTAGGACATTCGGATAAAACCAACAATTAAATTCATTTGTATTACATTTCACAGCCAGCTGATTAGGCACAAAGCGCAGGCTGTGATACCTTTCTGCTATGCACTCAAAACGACTGATTGGCCTTCTATTTCTCTGCAATATGGCGCATGCCGATATCTACAAATATGTAGATAGTAATGGCAATGTGACATTTACTAA contains:
- a CDS encoding transporter substrate-binding domain-containing protein, with translation MFKIGTALAAVLVFQLAQAASLETIQKSGQIVIGVKDSSPPFSQLDVKTRALKGYDIDFALGIAKRLKVKPVFKTLESDDRIPWIKEGKADIVIADLARSAEREKEVAFSIGYFVTDTRILAKKGRFKSERDLAGSQIALTSASSSVKLMRKSFPETKLAEFEDKPEMLKAVLAGVVDGMLGDGPVMTATLAQIPAAQRSQFEVSDFALDTKTFGVAMPKSEKTLQTAVNNALVDMETSGEALAIFNNWFGPQSSQAMGRIFKISPSRN
- the aroE gene encoding shikimate dehydrogenase; translation: MIHPTYVVIGNPIAHSKSPQIHAAFAAQFADHPYVAGFIYQQLLAPLDGFSATVQGFADAGGRGANVTVPFKEEAFRWVGEQLTERAAAAGAVNTLVRQANGTWQGDNTDGAGLVTDLLRHINLRGQRILLLGAGGAARGALLPLLQQQPQSLSVANRTQSKAQQLLDEVAAPWRHAQGVSLPVLALGFDDLLDEVTATNLSQYDVVINATSASLSGERLPISDAIFAPNALAYDMMYGKNQTPFLAQAREAGVQQRVDGLGMLVGQAAEAFELWTGLRPEVAPVLQWMREQI
- the mtgA gene encoding monofunctional biosynthetic peptidoglycan transglycosylase, with translation MKKTGILGWIGRGLAALLILVLLWNVWMFLHILAWRWINPSDSAFMQTQLERLQAENPAAQLEFEWVDYAQISPHLKRAVVAAEDAKFLDHEGFDWEGLQTAWEKNIKKGRIVAGGSTITQQLAKNLFLSGSRNPLRKVEEAVLTVMIEALLDKRRIFEIYLNVIEWGDGVFGAQAAAQHYYRIDAKKLSAAQSAKLASMVTNPRYFDQNRKDRRLLRKAAIIQRRMPYAEIP
- a CDS encoding SelT/SelW/SelH family protein: MSSLNKPRITILYCTQCSWLLRSAWLAQELLSTFAFELGEVALQPGTGGVFLIHCDDVLVWDRKIENGFPEAKILKQRIRDLIAPDKTLGHSDKTNN
- the glnA gene encoding type I glutamate--ammonia ligase, producing the protein MAVADVLKLIKENDIRFVDLRFTDTIGKEHHVTVPSHVVDEEWFEAGHAFDGSSIAGWKGIQASDMLLLPDSATANIDPFFDEPTLIMTCDVIEPATGKGYDRDPRSLARRAEAYLKTTGIGDTAYFGPEPEFFIFDSIRWNTDMSGSFVKIGSDEGAWATADEVQGGNLGHRPRVKGGYFPVPPVDSHQDIRASMVLILEEMGVPVEVFHHEVSNAGQNEIGTKFSTLTQRADWTQILKYVVHNVANQYGKTATFMPKPIVGDNGSGMHVHQSIWKDGKNLFAGNEYAGLSETALFYIGGIIKHAKALNAITNPGTNSYKRLVPHYEAPVKLAYSAKNRSASIRIPHVASEKGRRIEARFPDPLANPYLCFAALMMAGLDGIQNKIHPGDPADKNLYDLPPEEDKLIPTVCSSLDEALAALDADREFLTRGGVFTNEWIDSYIELKMNDVNRSRMNVHPVEFDMYYSL
- a CDS encoding rhodanese-like domain-containing protein translates to MSQNNEILQNARSRAMSQGLPYAGIVTPSEAWTLLQSLPSVQLVDVRTHAEWQFVGVVPGAEMIEWKTYPTMANNPHFLVQLKAAVDPEAVVLFLCRSGARSHDAAVLAAEHGYTAAMNILEGFEGDKDAQSHRGSKNGWQAAGLPWTQG
- a CDS encoding DUF6929 family protein, with the translated sequence MLKHLLAATLAATFALHANAESYTLELGQPHINRDLPSASGLNYRNGFFYAVGDDAQWLFELDKNFYITDKQLIKEYPIDPVTGRINKKVKPDFEALAQFRQGKQTWSLTLGSGSKSNREVGFLLSSDRISKHERSLTSLYTQLKTAAGIAELNIEGLALGNGKAYIFNRGNGGGNLIFAVKQHELIEYMFNKLETFSKVETFKVTLPVVANFEAGLSGGDFWAKNNSLVYTASVEATGDSYNDGQILGSFIGVIPLEKLKDGAVLNLTPTSVPLLDQGGRVVITKAESLAIISSEEDEIKGAIASDNDDGTSEFFYFELEKND
- a CDS encoding GGDEF domain-containing protein — encoded protein: MSAHTKIITASLFLVSYLFAGVLSIQLGTINPGNMALIWLAAGIGLFTVLQLGRIGLVIVYFGSLVINTPYLFHGHWQHQIGSILISGCIFAAIDTLQSYLAARAYQAITRQHGNAMWRQPMVLPKIWLRVSFIPVAVTMPLFIALQISAGLIPINLDSILIRSMVLMLADSSGLILFVPLYPYLKSGSLFKELEKSIYFLIITPIPILINYFILDRTLILLLPLMLYIAVRFKMAATNVSLLLITLMCIGLTAKGYGFINTQNIIISLLQIQIFVFSITLALQYLAQTQTQIMHNQAYLEHEVKSRTETLAQLNHELSILATTDELTQLSNRREWQSKAQSAFLHALRYKKNLSFMMIDVDHFKKINDQYGHLFGDQILKQIAQLCVLNTRATDLVARWGGEEFVVLLPETTLEQAKIVAEKIRSAIANSTFSLTDNPQLTVTVSIGISSLLPHDQSLDDLLSRADNAMYLAKDKGRNCIQADTCTIIHSSVV